CCGAAGCGCCACCGGATACGTTCAAAGACGACTCACAGGCACTGGTCGAAGGCCACCTCGACCGCGAAGGCGTCTTCCGCGCCAACCACCTGCAGGCCAAGTGCGCCTCCAAGTACGCTCCGGCACCCGGCCAGCCCGGCGCGCCGCAAGCCCAGCCGGCGGCTCCCGCACCTGCCGGTTCGTAGCTTCTCTTCCGCTCATCTCTAGACCGTGTCACCCCGAGCGCGCGGCCGCGTATTGTTTCGTTTCCGCGCCGCCGTGCGGCGCGGGCGCGGCGCGAATCGAGGGGCAAGGCTGTTGCATCTGTTTGCGGTTACTCGTACCACCCCTCGCTCAGGTCATGGCAGTTCCGATTCATTGATTCGATTAGCCAGATCTTCTTCTCGCGGCGGCAGCGCTTGAGCTGTTTCTCGCGATCGATGGCGCTGCGGACATCGCTGAACTTCTCGAAGTAGACGAGGCGGCAGACGTGCCAGTGGCTGGTGTAACCCGGGAGCATCTTGCTCTTGTGCTCCCATATGCGCTTCCTGAGGCTGCGGGTAATACCGATGTAGAGGAGCTTGGTGGCATTGGCGACGATGTAGACGTAATACCAGCGCTCTTGCATGGCTTGAAACTCGCAGAATGCACGGCAACGGCCTTGCCCCTCGACTTCGCCCGCCGTTGGCGGACTTCGCTCGGGGTGACAGGGTGGAAGGAGTATCGCAGGATTTGCGATACACTCGCTTGCTTCGCATGGAAGCGACTTCCAACCCGTCCTCCGCCATCGTCCTCCACGGCGTTTCCAAGATCTTTGGCCGCTTTGCGGCGCTCCGCGACGTGAGCGCCGAGTTCGCTGCAGGCCGCGCCTACGCCGTGTTCGGCGACAACGGGGCAGGGAAGTCCACGCTGCTGCGTGTCACCGCCGGCCTGGCGCGCCCCACGCGCGGTGCGGTCGAGCTGCTGGGCTCGCGCGACCTGCGCGCGGTCACCGGCCGTCTGGGCTATATGGCGCACTCGTCGCTGCTCTACGACGAAATGAGCGCAATGGAAAACCTGCGCTACGCCGCTTCGCTTTACGGCATCCTGGGTTCTGAACGACCGGCGCACTGGATTGCGGCAGTCGGGCTCGACCCCGCGCTCGAGCGCCGGGTGGGCGCCTACTCACAAGGGATGCGGCAGCGACTGGCGCTGGCCCGCGCCCTGGTGCACGACCCCGACATTCTTCTGCTGGACGAGCCTTTCTCCAACGTGGACGTCTCTTCCGCCCGCGCCATGACCACCCTGCTCGGTCAGATGCGCGACCGCGGCAAGACCATTGTCGTGGTGACGCACCAGGCAGCGCACATGGCGGAGGTCGCCGATGAATCCGTTTACATGTCCGCAGGGCAGATCGTCGCGCGCCGCCGCGGTGTAGAAGCAGCGCAGCCCCAAGGAGCGCGGGCGTGAGCGAACTCTTCCGCGTCACGCAGGCCACCCTGGCCAAGGACCTGCGCCTGGAATGGCGCTCCAAGGACGCCATCAATGCCATGCTGTTCTTCGCCCTGCTGGTGGTGGTGATCTTCAGCTTTTCCTTTGATCCCACCGCCGAAGAGGCGCGCCGCATCTCGGGCGGCTTGGCCTGGGTGGCAGTGCTGTTCAGCTCCATCGTCGCCCTGAACCAGACCTGGGTGCGCGAGCTGCGCCACCAGGTGCTTGACGCGTATCGTGTCTCTCCGGCGCCCGCCAACGCGCTCTTTCTGGGCAAGGCCTTGGGGAACTTTTTGTTCGTTATGGTCATCGAGGCCCTGATGGCGCCGCTGTTCGTCGTCTTCTACGACCTGCGCGCGCTCGGCGAAGCGCGCCAGCTCGTCTACGTATTCCTGCTGGGGACCTGGGCGCTGGTCGGCAACGGAACTTTCTTCGCTGCCATCTCCTTGCGCACCCGCAGCCGCGAGGTCATGCTGCCGCTGTTGCTGCTGCCTATCTCCATCCCGGCGGTGCTGGCCATGGTGGCCGCTACAACGTCCATCCTCACCGGCGAGGATTCGCCCCGCCTCGCCATCCTCTTCCTCGCCGTCTACGATGTGGTATTCACCACCGTCTCGCTGTTACTCTTTGAGAGCGTCCTGCACGCCGAATGAAGCCCACTCGCATCCTGTTCGTTGTCGCAACCGTAGTGCTTCTGACCTACGGTTACTACCAGGCCATGTTCGCCGCGCCCACCGAGCAGACCATGGGCGACATCCAGCGCATCTTCTACTATCACGTGCCTTCGGCCTGGGTGGCGTTCCTGTGCTTCATCGGGAACTTTGTGGCGTCGATCTGGTACCTGTTCCGTCGCAACCCGAAGACGGACGCCTTCGCCGCCGCCTCGGCCGAAGTCGGCGTGGTGTTCTGCACCATCGTGCTGATCACCGGGCCGCTGTGGGCGAAGCCGGTTTGGGGCATCTGGTGGACCTGGGACGCACGACTGACTTCGACCCTGGTCTTGTG
This DNA window, taken from Terriglobales bacterium, encodes the following:
- a CDS encoding GIY-YIG nuclease family protein, encoding MQERWYYVYIVANATKLLYIGITRSLRKRIWEHKSKMLPGYTSHWHVCRLVYFEKFSDVRSAIDREKQLKRCRREKKIWLIESMNRNCHDLSEGWYE
- a CDS encoding ABC transporter ATP-binding protein; translation: MEATSNPSSAIVLHGVSKIFGRFAALRDVSAEFAAGRAYAVFGDNGAGKSTLLRVTAGLARPTRGAVELLGSRDLRAVTGRLGYMAHSSLLYDEMSAMENLRYAASLYGILGSERPAHWIAAVGLDPALERRVGAYSQGMRQRLALARALVHDPDILLLDEPFSNVDVSSARAMTTLLGQMRDRGKTIVVVTHQAAHMAEVADESVYMSAGQIVARRRGVEAAQPQGARA
- a CDS encoding heme exporter protein CcmB; the encoded protein is MSELFRVTQATLAKDLRLEWRSKDAINAMLFFALLVVVIFSFSFDPTAEEARRISGGLAWVAVLFSSIVALNQTWVRELRHQVLDAYRVSPAPANALFLGKALGNFLFVMVIEALMAPLFVVFYDLRALGEARQLVYVFLLGTWALVGNGTFFAAISLRTRSREVMLPLLLLPISIPAVLAMVAATTSILTGEDSPRLAILFLAVYDVVFTTVSLLLFESVLHAE
- the ccsA gene encoding cytochrome c biogenesis protein CcsA, whose protein sequence is MKPTRILFVVATVVLLTYGYYQAMFAAPTEQTMGDIQRIFYYHVPSAWVAFLCFIGNFVASIWYLFRRNPKTDAFAAASAEVGVVFCTIVLITGPLWAKPVWGIWWTWDARLTSTLVLWLIYVSYLILRRFSAGDQKPVLAAALAVFGFVDVVFVYMSIRWFRTQHPQPVVGGGAGSGIDATMLHALLANFVAFLALAGLLLALRYRLERIRQDLDEAHALKALAASTEARSR